GGATTTTTTTTCCATTTGCGGACCACTCCCAAACTATAAAGATCTAAAGTCACCCAATCAGGTATGGTAAAACTATTATAAGTTCCAAGAAGTGTTGTATCAGTTCCCGTTGCAGCAGAGTTTAGTTTGGGATCGTTTGCAGATACAACTCCGTTTGTTCCACTTTGTGTCCAGTACGGCCTTGCCATTAAAAAGTGGATTTTAAAATTTTCATAATTGAACATGAGCCTCGCACCATCGAAGGAGAGACCGTTTACTGTCCAGTTTCCTCCGCCAATCATCCGTTGGTCGCCATAAGCCCAAATTTGTCTTCCCACTTGTAACTTGGAATGTAAGGGGAGCTGGTTAAGTGTAACAAATGCTTCTCTAACGCCCGTTTGGTTTAAGGAAACTGCATTTGTTTGATTTTTTGAATAGAGATCTGCTGTGTTGTTAAAAAAATTAGCTCGGATATCGCCTGTCGAAGCAGGAGATTCTCCTCCCCAAACACGAGCATCTTGGAGTGTTACCTTTGCTTGCACATAAGGACTTGGATCAAAAATAAAGTAGAGGGAGGATGTCTGTAGCGTTCTGTCAATATATCCTTTGTCTGAGGCATTAAAATCCAAATTGTATCTGGATTCTTGTCTTGGTCTTAAATACAATCCAAATCGTAATACATCGTTTAGCCAAAATTGTTGCGAGTTGGCAGAATGTTTGGACAATTCTGGTTCAACAAACATATGCCGATTGTATTCAGGATCGATCCCTTTTTCTTTCATTGTCGAAACATAAGGTTTGGGTGTTTGAACAGTTCCTTCGGAATTTTGTGTTTCTGTCGGCTCTGCTTTTGGCATTGTTAGCGGTAATAAAACCGCTAACAATAGAAAATAGAAATAACCTTTTGGTATATGCATTTGATATCTCCTTTTCCTTCAGTGATATGTTCTCCGGGATTAGGCGGCTCCGCTTATCACTTTTAATATATAAAAGTATAAGGGAATTCCAATTATAATATTAATCGGGAACACAATTGATAATGCTACCGTTAAGTAAATGCTTGGGTTTGCCTCAGGAATCGATTCTTTCATTGCTGCTGGTACTGCAATATAAGATGCAGAAGCACAAAGTACTACAAACATCAGAGCATCACCAATAGGCATTTGGATGATCTTTGTGAGAAGAATTGCAATGACTACGTTGATCACCATAATGACTAATGCAGAACCAATCAAAAAGAATCCAACTTTCTTTAGTTCACGCATTTGTTTTGCTGCATCAATTCCTTTGTCCAAAAGAAAGAAAGTGAGAAGTCCCTTAAAAATATCTTCAGTGAATGGTTTTGTCGTATTCCAGCCAGATTCACCAGACAAATAACCTACGATGAGTGCTCCGATCAAAATATAAACAGAAGAACTAAAGAAAGCTTCATGGAGTAATTGTTTCCAATGAATTTTTTCATTTATATTTTCATGGTTTTTCTTTTTACCCAAGCGATCCAAAATCACGGCAAGAACAATCGCAGGGGATTCCATAAGGGCCATTCCAGCTACGATAAAACCTTGGTATTCATATCCATAACTGTGTAAGAAGGCACCAGCTGTCACAAAGGTAACGGCACTGATCGAACCAAAACTTCCGGCAAGGGCCGCAGAGTTTGCGTGATCCAATTTTGCTTTGAAGATAAAGTAAGAATAAATGGGAACAAAACATGCCATGAACATACAGGCAATGAGTGTTAACAAATGTTCTTCAGCAAAAGGGGATTTGAAAAGTTCATGACCACCTTTGAAGCCAATGGAAAACAAAAGATACAAAGATAGGAATTTGGAGACTCCTTCCGTAATCCTTAGATCTGATTTGAAAAATACGACACCCATTCCTAAAAAGAAAAAGAGTACCGGTGGGTTTAAAATGTTGTTGAGTGCTGCGTGGAAATCCATAATTTCTTCCCTCTATTTGTCATCATTTTAGACATGTATTTTGTCCAAAATCATAAAATTGGACAAAAAATAATTCATTTCAAAAATCATTAAACATCGAAATCGCTTTCTCACGCGTTGGTAACACGAAGACTGGTGATTCAGATGAAACAAATGGCCCGAATGACCCTCCTATTGGCAATCTTTGCCGGATTGGCTGGGTGTTTGTGGAAGCCTGAAAGTTTCTACGGGCGGAACATCAGCCGTGATGTCCAATTTTTGGTACCCCAAAAGACAGAAATTCCGAAGAACTGTAGTCACGAATCCATCCAATCTTTGCGGAATTTGGTTTGGATCGAGAACCGAAGTGCTGATGCCATGAGGGGCAAACGGGAAGAGGGTGGCCAATGGGTTCGGTTTCAGTTACTGAACGAACTGGAGATGAACTCTCAATTCAGTGTGCTCATCCAATGGATTAACATTCCCTTTGTGGAACTTTGTTCGGAGGGTCCAGAAGGCACCGTCATTGATTCCTATAGTGGTTATGTTTGGGAAGATTGGATGGGTTTGCTTTCCCCATTTCCCCATTTCAATGTCACACTCCGGCCGAAAGAGAGTCGTTATTTTTATGTCTATCTCGTTTCCAACGAAGATTTGAACTTCCCGATTAGAACCGTTTCTCAGGCAGGTTACCGTTCTGTTGTGTTGTTTCGGTTTCTGACCTTTTTGTTTTTTTCAATGATGGGGATTGTTTCTTTTGGTTGGGCCTTATCAGAGTATTTTAAATCAAAAGAAAAGGTCTATCTATCCATTTTAATACATTTTCTTATGTTCTTTCTTCTTGTGTATTCAGTGCATGGGAAGGAGTTTGCATCAATTTTTGGGAATACCAATAATTTAGTTAGGCATTCCTACTATATCTTTTTATCGATTAATCATTTCATCTTCTTTGTTTATTTGGCTTCTTTTGACCAGTTTGTCGGCAATCGAGTTTCTAAAACAATTTTGTTTTGGGTCTCAGGGTTTGCAGGATTTTTATATATCCTTGTTCCTCTCTTTTCTCGTGTTTATGAATTTAGAATTTTTCTAGTTCTATCTATCTTTGGAACTGCTGCTTATCATTTATACAAAACACATGAAGCTTTGTTAGTAAAACAAGAAAGCGAAAATAGATCTTATGTTCTTGGTTGGTTCTTCTTTCTTTTTTCCGTCTTCTTAAAGACGTTGTTCCATTTCGATTTTTATCCATACCAGCCGTTTTTTATTTATGCATCTGTGTTTTATCTTCCGTTCTTAACTGCGGGATCCTTTTTGTTTTTGCGGAATTACGAAAAAAAGGATAAATCAAAAACAAGATACAGATCGTTAACTATAAAATTAGATAAAACGGAGTTTCGTAATAAATTAGAGACGTTGTTAGGTGCAGAAAAAATTTATTTAGATCCAGCATGTAATGAAGAACTCATCGCATCCAAGATGGGCCTTTCTTACCACCAACTTAGTGAACTCATCAATTCAGAATACAACTTCAACTTTCCATCTTTATTAAATCAATATCGAATCAAAGAAGCTATGGTTTTACTGAATGAAAAACCAGAACTTAATATTGCTGAAGTTGGCAGATTGTCTGGGTTTGGGTCTAGGTCTGCCTTTTATCTAGAATTTAAAAAACAATCCGGTGTGAATCCAAATCAATTTCGAAAAACAAAAGGCCATATAAATAAAGATAGTTAAATAGAGAGGATGTTCCCTATGAACAACGAAAACA
This genomic stretch from Leptospira meyeri harbors:
- a CDS encoding AraC family transcriptional regulator; the encoded protein is MKQMARMTLLLAIFAGLAGCLWKPESFYGRNISRDVQFLVPQKTEIPKNCSHESIQSLRNLVWIENRSADAMRGKREEGGQWVRFQLLNELEMNSQFSVLIQWINIPFVELCSEGPEGTVIDSYSGYVWEDWMGLLSPFPHFNVTLRPKESRYFYVYLVSNEDLNFPIRTVSQAGYRSVVLFRFLTFLFFSMMGIVSFGWALSEYFKSKEKVYLSILIHFLMFFLLVYSVHGKEFASIFGNTNNLVRHSYYIFLSINHFIFFVYLASFDQFVGNRVSKTILFWVSGFAGFLYILVPLFSRVYEFRIFLVLSIFGTAAYHLYKTHEALLVKQESENRSYVLGWFFFLFSVFLKTLFHFDFYPYQPFFIYASVFYLPFLTAGSFLFLRNYEKKDKSKTRYRSLTIKLDKTEFRNKLETLLGAEKIYLDPACNEELIASKMGLSYHQLSELINSEYNFNFPSLLNQYRIKEAMVLLNEKPELNIAEVGRLSGFGSRSAFYLEFKKQSGVNPNQFRKTKGHINKDS
- a CDS encoding sodium-dependent bicarbonate transport family permease, yielding MDFHAALNNILNPPVLFFFLGMGVVFFKSDLRITEGVSKFLSLYLLFSIGFKGGHELFKSPFAEEHLLTLIACMFMACFVPIYSYFIFKAKLDHANSAALAGSFGSISAVTFVTAGAFLHSYGYEYQGFIVAGMALMESPAIVLAVILDRLGKKKNHENINEKIHWKQLLHEAFFSSSVYILIGALIVGYLSGESGWNTTKPFTEDIFKGLLTFFLLDKGIDAAKQMRELKKVGFFLIGSALVIMVINVVIAILLTKIIQMPIGDALMFVVLCASASYIAVPAAMKESIPEANPSIYLTVALSIVFPINIIIGIPLYFYILKVISGAA